A window of Mercenaria mercenaria strain notata chromosome 16, MADL_Memer_1, whole genome shotgun sequence contains these coding sequences:
- the LOC123541499 gene encoding dopamine D2-like receptor yields the protein MSTVNITSNMASNVNSTDDIMAYNGPLVDEARRELMEIYIYPFVLVIFFMIVGFIGNTIVIYIFTAKWKLTKTTIFILTLAGVDLMSCVINMPTEAAILWNPMNFDYEVICKISRFTTFIASASSSFVLIAISIDRYLMVCRPFLGRELGVKYAKRTCLIAVLLGIISTWPSLIFYGTYTYQVEKTDSETGKVMKIESKTCLISNFYVEHYKLPAGFYFFLFGGHIIMFVILTMVYLLIGRSLFMSTSTDVSNEKRHSLKYFGISMMSAFTGTVPNSPADNRDRVSWGSRSSRAVSLENINRLDQSLVNNLARQQPRKTNETTVSIVLNDLENENKEQSCSKKEDIETNIEKRSQGNMMKDNICNTNSSSLNLDNICSVSNQECDDRLYITRNNLCVQQATSDDSASDTSFNSPEKKPDTKLLYLNIGKRDKDRTKNGRLSSGSTTSTNCLTPVTPMSPVTPDSVSGVLYRSQSIESRARINRIISDELRHTEVKEFSLRRNTLIMRMVTIAFVVSFLPYLVIVIIRYSNPDIPTKLSKVEQILYHVFLRTYFVSSMINPFIYGFLNIEFRSKLKEMFCNFCTRHNIHM from the coding sequence ATGTCGACAGTAAACATTACATCAAACATGGCGTCGAATGTTAATTCAACTGATGACATCATGGCGTACAACGGACCACTCGTTGACGAAGCAAGACGTGAGCTAATGGAGATTTATATCTATCCATTCGTACTTGTGATCTTCTTTATGATTGTAGGATTCATAGGAAATACAATtgtgatatatattttcacaGCTAAATGGaaattaacaaaaacaacaatatttatcCTAACCCTAGCAGGAGTTGATCTTATGTCGTGTGTTATCAATATGCCGACGGAGGCGGCCATATTGTGGAAccctatgaattttgattatgAAGTAATTTGTAAAATATCGCGATTCACAACATTCATAGCATCTGCTTCTTCATCGTTTGTCTTAATTGCTATTTCAATTGACAGATATTTAATGGTTTGTCGACCATTCCTTGGAAGGGAATTAGGTGTGAAGTATGCTAAAAGGACGTGTCTTATAGCCGTTCTCCTAGGTATCATTTCAACATGGCCGTCACTTATATTCTACGGAACCTATACATACCAAGTAGAGAAAACAGACAGTGAGACTGGAAAAGTGATGAAAATTGAAAGCAAAACTTGTCTGATATCAAATTTCTATGTCGAGCATTACAAATTACCCGCAGGATTTTATTTCTTCTTGTTCGGTGGACACATTATTATGTTCGTTATTTTGACCATGGTTTATTTACTTATTGGACGCAGTTTATTTATGTCAACAAGCACGGACGTATCTAATGAAAAAAGACACAGTCTGAAATATTTTGGTATTAGCATGATGTCGGCATTTACTGGCACCGTGCCAAATAGTCCGGCTGATAACCGCGATCGAGTGAGCTGGGGTAGCAGAAGTTCGCGCGCCGTTTCGCTTGAAAATATAAACCGTTTAGACCAAAGTCTCGTCAACAATCTTGCAAGGCAACAACCAAGAAAAACTAATGAAACCACTGTAAGCATCGTTTTAAATGACTTGGAAAACGAAAATAAAGAACAATCATGTTCCAAAAAGGAAGATATAGAAACAAATATCGAAAAAAGATCTCAAGGTAACATGATGAAAGATAACATTTGCAACACAAACAGTAGTTCGCTTAACTTAGATAACATTTGTAGTGTTTCAAATCAGGAATGTGATGACAGACTATATATAACACGCAACAATCTTTGTGTTCAACAAGCGACGTCGGATGATAGCGCAAGTGACACGTCATTCAACTCGCCTGAGAAGAAACCCGACACTAAACTCTTATATTTAAACATTGGTAAACGAGATAAAGATAGAACAAAAAATGGCCGCTTATCATCTGGATCAACAACTAGCACAAACTGCTTAACTCCAGTGACCCCAATGTCTCCAGTAACTCCAGATAGTGTAAGCGGGGTTCTTTATCGGAGCCAAAGCATAGAAAGTAGGGCAAGAATAAACCGCATTATCTCGGATGAACTAAGACATACAGAAGTAAAAGAGTTCAGTCTGCGTAGGAATACATTAATCATGCGGATGGTTACAATAGCTTTTGTTGTGAGTTTTCTCCCTTACCTAGTGATTGTCATTATAAGGTATTCCAATCCTGATATACCAACAAAATTAAGTAAAGTCGAACAAATACTTTATCATGTCTTTTTGAGGACATATTTCGTAAGTTCAATGATAAATCCTTTCATCTACGGGTTCTTGAACATAGAATTTCGATCGAAATTAAAGgaaatgttttgcaatttttgtacAAGACATAATATACATATGTGA